The following coding sequences lie in one Micromonospora sp. R77 genomic window:
- a CDS encoding trans-acting enoyl reductase family protein, which translates to MNSLVIYGATGYVGRLVAQLAVRRGLRPVLAGRDLRRLAALRIDAPVRAASLADPAALDRLLVDASVLLNAAGPFAETQRPLLDACLRTGTHYLDLSGEAAEFLDVRGRDDELVRAGVMAMPGVGFGVVPTDAVAVHLAGRLPLARRLELSFVTSGQVSRGTLGTLLAGLGEPGVQRRDGRLVPVRAGAAQRGIPADGRTVRVVTNPWRADVVSAGQSTGIPDVSTFFAVPAPLRLALRVAPAAPWLLTSPAGRRLRAALLRRIPEGPTPAQLDAGRSLVHGLATDDAGTVVEAVLTGPDPYRYSAYTAVELLARTAAGTVRPGYRTPAQVHGPDVALTTPGTVLRDLR; encoded by the coding sequence GTGAACTCCCTCGTCATCTACGGTGCCACCGGCTACGTCGGTCGGCTCGTCGCACAGCTCGCCGTCCGGCGCGGGCTCCGCCCCGTGCTGGCCGGTCGGGACCTCCGCCGGTTGGCCGCTCTGCGGATCGACGCTCCGGTGCGCGCCGCCTCGCTGGCCGACCCGGCCGCGTTGGACCGCCTCCTCGTCGACGCGAGCGTGCTGCTGAACGCGGCCGGACCGTTCGCCGAGACCCAACGCCCGCTGCTGGACGCCTGCCTCCGTACCGGCACCCACTATCTGGACCTCTCCGGTGAGGCGGCCGAGTTCCTCGACGTGCGGGGGCGGGACGACGAACTGGTCCGGGCCGGCGTCATGGCGATGCCCGGCGTCGGGTTCGGGGTCGTACCGACCGACGCGGTGGCCGTGCACCTCGCCGGCCGGCTGCCCTTGGCGCGGCGCCTGGAGCTGTCGTTCGTCACCTCGGGGCAGGTGTCCCGGGGCACGCTCGGCACTCTCCTGGCCGGCCTCGGCGAGCCCGGGGTGCAGCGCCGGGACGGCCGGCTGGTGCCCGTCCGGGCCGGCGCGGCGCAGCGCGGGATCCCCGCCGACGGCCGGACGGTACGGGTCGTCACGAACCCGTGGCGGGCCGACGTGGTCTCCGCCGGGCAGTCCACCGGCATTCCCGACGTGTCGACGTTCTTCGCCGTGCCGGCCCCGCTGCGGCTGGCGCTGCGGGTCGCCCCCGCCGCACCGTGGCTGCTCACCTCGCCGGCCGGTCGGCGGCTGCGGGCTGCCCTGCTGCGCCGGATACCGGAGGGACCGACCCCCGCCCAGCTCGACGCCGGCCGGAGCCTGGTGCACGGGCTCGCCACCGACGACGCCGGCACGGTGGTCGAGGCGGTGCTGACCGGGCCGGACCCGTACCGGTACAGCGCGTACACCGCGGTCGAACTGCTCGCGCGGACCGCGGCCGGGACGGTGCGCCCCGGCTACCGTACGCCGGCCCAGGTGCACGGACCGGACGTGGCGCTGACCACGCCGGGCACGGTCCTGCGGGACCTGCGGTGA
- a CDS encoding SRPBCC family protein, whose protein sequence is MTAPGWPRGLEPERTPVHVRNEAWVPLPPEAVWARLVDAVAWPSWYANAHRVVVVDAAALGPGVRFRWTTLHVRVSCVVDRWEPGRLLGWTGRALGSSGHHRWVLTPLDGGTRVVTEETQAGPVPRLAGRWLTRSLLRWHQRWLDGIAPSR, encoded by the coding sequence GTGACCGCGCCGGGGTGGCCGCGCGGCCTCGAACCGGAGCGGACGCCCGTGCACGTCCGCAACGAGGCGTGGGTGCCGCTCCCGCCCGAGGCGGTCTGGGCGCGCCTGGTCGACGCGGTCGCCTGGCCATCCTGGTACGCCAACGCGCACCGGGTCGTCGTGGTCGACGCGGCGGCACTCGGTCCCGGCGTCCGCTTCCGGTGGACGACGCTGCACGTGCGGGTCTCCTGTGTGGTGGACCGGTGGGAGCCGGGGCGGCTGCTCGGCTGGACGGGCCGGGCCCTCGGTTCGTCGGGGCACCACCGGTGGGTGCTCACCCCGCTGGACGGCGGCACCCGGGTGGTCACGGAGGAGACCCAGGCCGGACCCGTGCCCCGGCTGGCCGGCCGGTGGCTGACCCGGTCGCTGCTGCGGTGGCACCAACGCTGGCTCGACGGCATCGCGCCGTCGCGCTGA
- a CDS encoding SDR family oxidoreductase: protein MTAPVLVTGATGNVGGAVARSLAATGVAVRVAGPDPAAMRLRFPDVPGVRLDFADPGTFESALAGAGGLFLLRPPQIARVGPTLNALVDAAARHGVGHVVFSSVTGADTNVVVPHHRVETHLRASGLPYTILRPGFFAQNLADAYRRDIREENRIYLPAGSGRAAFVDTRDLGDVAATVFADPAAHAGAGYPLTGAEALDFDEVAAVLTEELGRPIRYHPATVGGYLRHLRRRDAPLVQALVQTVLHTGLRRGQAERVDPTLPRLLGRAPRTLRQYVHEHRELWR, encoded by the coding sequence ATGACCGCCCCGGTGCTGGTGACCGGCGCGACCGGGAACGTCGGCGGGGCGGTCGCCCGGTCCCTGGCCGCAACCGGCGTGGCCGTCCGGGTCGCCGGCCCGGACCCGGCCGCCATGAGGCTCCGGTTCCCGGACGTCCCCGGCGTACGGCTGGATTTCGCCGACCCCGGCACGTTCGAGTCGGCCCTGGCGGGCGCCGGTGGGTTGTTCCTGCTCCGACCGCCGCAGATCGCCCGGGTCGGGCCCACCCTGAACGCGCTCGTCGACGCCGCTGCCCGGCACGGGGTCGGGCACGTGGTCTTCTCCTCCGTCACCGGCGCGGACACCAACGTCGTGGTGCCGCACCACCGGGTGGAGACCCACCTGCGCGCCTCCGGCCTGCCGTACACGATCCTGCGCCCGGGTTTCTTCGCCCAGAACCTGGCCGACGCCTACCGGCGGGACATCCGCGAGGAGAACCGGATCTATCTGCCCGCCGGCTCCGGACGGGCCGCCTTCGTCGACACCCGCGACCTGGGGGACGTGGCGGCGACCGTCTTCGCCGACCCCGCCGCGCACGCCGGTGCCGGCTACCCCCTGACCGGCGCCGAGGCGCTCGACTTCGACGAGGTGGCGGCGGTGCTCACCGAGGAACTCGGCCGGCCGATCCGCTACCACCCGGCCACCGTCGGCGGCTATCTGCGCCACCTGCGCCGGCGCGATGCTCCCCTGGTCCAGGCCCTGGTGCAGACGGTGCTGCACACCGGCCTGCGGCGCGGGCAGGCGGAACGGGTGGATCCCACCCTGCCGCGCCTGCTCGGACGGGCCCCCCGCACCCTGCGGCAGTATGTGCACGAGCACCGGGAGCTGTGGCGGTAG